One region of Lactobacillus johnsonii genomic DNA includes:
- a CDS encoding bis(5'-nucleosyl)-tetraphosphatase, with protein sequence MHEYSAGSIVYRIKNNKIEFLLVQSRLNRTWGFPKGHLEKDENNVQAAQREVYEEVGLKPDYDFDFEESITYKIARDRLKTVTLFLSRFNPDQKIELQKSEIGDYKWATLGEANSCLNYEELKELLKKAQEYIENEISR encoded by the coding sequence ATGCATGAATATTCAGCTGGTAGTATTGTTTATCGTATTAAAAATAATAAAATAGAATTTTTACTTGTCCAAAGTAGACTTAACCGAACTTGGGGCTTTCCGAAAGGGCATCTAGAAAAGGATGAAAATAATGTACAGGCTGCTCAAAGAGAAGTCTATGAAGAAGTGGGACTAAAACCAGATTATGATTTTGATTTTGAGGAAAGTATTACTTATAAAATTGCCCGGGATCGATTAAAAACTGTAACATTGTTTTTGAGTAGATTTAACCCGGATCAAAAAATAGAGCTACAAAAAAGTGAAATTGGAGATTATAAATGGGCAACTTTAGGAGAAGCTAATTCCTGTTTAAATTATGAAGAATTGAAAGAATTATTGAAGAAGGCACAGGAATATATTGAAAATGAAATATCCAGATAA
- the lepB gene encoding signal peptidase I gives MKKQEQSESWGQWILQVLILAAIFFGIFFVLNKYVFANLTVSGISMQPTFENNDRVIALRHAKIKEGDIVIVDAPDEPGAVYIKRVIGLPGDTIVSKNNQIYINGKKLNQPWLKAGQKLIDNGEDGISGTKYTNTQNFTLSSLAKTQNYRQFYTSKQLKEMQKTNKVPANTYFVMGDHRSVSKDSRYIGTIPRSKIVGVVKMRYWPLNHITFY, from the coding sequence TTGAAAAAACAAGAACAATCTGAAAGCTGGGGTCAGTGGATTCTCCAGGTACTAATTCTAGCAGCCATATTTTTTGGTATCTTCTTTGTACTAAATAAATATGTTTTTGCCAACTTAACTGTATCTGGAATTTCAATGCAACCTACTTTTGAAAATAACGATCGTGTTATTGCTCTTAGGCACGCCAAGATTAAGGAAGGCGACATTGTAATTGTTGATGCGCCTGACGAACCAGGAGCCGTATATATTAAGAGAGTAATCGGGTTACCGGGAGATACCATTGTAAGTAAAAATAATCAAATTTATATTAATGGTAAAAAACTTAATCAACCATGGTTAAAAGCTGGTCAAAAATTAATTGACAATGGAGAGGACGGAATTTCCGGTACTAAATATACTAATACCCAAAATTTCACTCTGAGTTCTCTAGCTAAAACTCAAAATTATCGTCAATTTTATACTTCAAAGCAACTAAAAGAAATGCAAAAGACTAATAAAGTTCCTGCTAATACTTATTTTGTAATGGGAGATCACAGAAGCGTTTCTAAAGACAGTCGCTATATTGGAACAATTCCACGAAGTAAAATTGTGGGAGTAGTGAAGATGCGCTACTGGCCACTAAATCACATTACATTTTATTAA
- the ffh gene encoding signal recognition particle protein, with protein MAFENLSERLQKALKNLTGKGKISEADINDASREIRLALLEADVNFKVVKDFIKKIKKEALGKEVQDSLNPGQQIIKIVDDELTKMMGEETVSLNKSPHIPTIIMMVGLQGTGKTTTVGKLANYLMKNEKARPLLIAGDIYRPAAIEQLKQIGQQLDVPVYSEDNQDVAEIVKHGLEEADKNKNDYVLIDTAGRLEIDEQLMDELKRVTEVAHPDNTLLVVDAMTGQAATQVAEGFNNDLDLTGIVLTKLDGDTRGGAALSIRAVTGLPIIFTGQGEKLTDLSTFHPDRMASRILGMGDMLTLIEKAQQDYDAKEAEKMAEKMRENTFDFNDFIDQMEQVQKMGPLDQIIKMIPGLGNNPALKNIQIPEKQIDHIKAIVYSMTPEERENPDILNPSRRRRIAAGSGRSIAEVNRMIKQFKQSKEMMQKMTKGDMGELANLPGMNSPMGKMAMRSMNKRFKKNKKKRMKNIKRYRSK; from the coding sequence ATGGCTTTTGAAAATTTAAGTGAAAGACTTCAAAAAGCATTAAAAAATTTAACTGGTAAAGGTAAGATCTCAGAAGCAGATATTAATGACGCTAGTCGTGAAATTCGATTGGCTTTATTAGAAGCGGACGTTAACTTTAAGGTTGTAAAAGACTTTATTAAAAAAATAAAAAAGGAAGCTTTAGGTAAAGAAGTCCAAGATAGCTTAAATCCAGGACAACAAATCATCAAAATTGTTGATGATGAGTTAACTAAAATGATGGGAGAAGAGACTGTTTCTCTTAATAAATCTCCGCATATTCCAACAATCATTATGATGGTCGGTTTACAGGGTACTGGTAAAACTACTACTGTCGGTAAACTTGCAAATTACTTAATGAAGAATGAAAAAGCTCGTCCTTTGTTAATTGCAGGCGATATTTACCGTCCAGCTGCTATTGAACAGTTAAAGCAAATTGGTCAACAATTAGATGTACCGGTTTATAGTGAAGATAACCAAGATGTAGCCGAAATTGTAAAGCATGGTCTTGAAGAAGCTGATAAAAATAAGAATGACTATGTTTTGATTGATACGGCTGGTCGTCTTGAAATTGATGAACAATTGATGGATGAGTTGAAACGTGTAACTGAGGTTGCTCATCCTGATAATACTTTATTAGTTGTTGATGCAATGACGGGTCAAGCAGCTACACAAGTAGCAGAAGGATTTAATAATGACTTAGATCTAACTGGAATTGTTTTAACTAAGCTTGATGGTGATACTCGTGGTGGTGCGGCACTTTCTATTCGTGCTGTCACTGGTCTTCCAATTATCTTTACAGGGCAAGGTGAAAAATTAACTGATCTTTCTACTTTCCACCCTGATCGAATGGCTTCACGTATCTTAGGTATGGGTGACATGTTGACCTTAATTGAAAAGGCTCAGCAAGATTACGATGCTAAAGAAGCCGAAAAGATGGCTGAAAAGATGCGGGAGAATACTTTTGATTTTAATGACTTTATTGATCAAATGGAACAAGTTCAAAAAATGGGTCCTCTAGATCAAATTATTAAAATGATTCCTGGATTAGGTAATAATCCTGCTCTTAAAAATATTCAGATTCCGGAAAAGCAAATCGATCACATTAAGGCTATTGTTTATTCAATGACCCCAGAAGAGCGTGAAAATCCTGATATTCTTAATCCATCAAGAAGACGTAGAATTGCTGCTGGTTCGGGTAGATCGATTGCTGAAGTTAACCGAATGATTAAGCAATTTAAGCAATCAAAAGAAATGATGCAAAAAATGACTAAAGGTGATATGGGTGAATTGGCTAACTTACCAGGAATGAATTCACCAATGGGCAAGATGGCAATGAGATCAATGAATAAGCGCTTTAAGAAAAATAAGAAGAAACGGATGAAGAATATTAAACGTTATCGTTCAAAATAA
- the trmD gene encoding tRNA (guanosine(37)-N1)-methyltransferase TrmD: protein MKINVLTLFPDMFTPLQVSMLGRGLEDKKWELNLVNFRDFTRDVHHHVDDTPYGGGAGMVLQIMPIKKALDSLTNKGKVIITAPQGKTFNEKMAQDWSKEENLTFICGHYEGFDQRIYDLADETVSIGDYVLTGGELPTMSMIDATVRLLPGILGNSASPVEESFSHGLLEYPQYTRPADFEGQKVPEVLTSGNHQKIAEWRHKEALRATYLYRPDMLADRELTYEEKRMLEEIKSEKEN from the coding sequence ATGAAAATTAATGTTTTAACCCTTTTTCCAGATATGTTTACTCCTTTGCAGGTCTCAATGTTAGGAAGAGGTCTAGAAGACAAAAAATGGGAATTAAACTTAGTTAATTTCCGTGACTTTACTAGGGACGTACATCATCATGTCGATGATACTCCTTATGGGGGTGGAGCTGGGATGGTACTTCAAATTATGCCAATAAAAAAAGCTCTAGATTCTTTAACTAATAAAGGAAAAGTAATTATTACTGCTCCACAAGGAAAAACTTTCAATGAAAAAATGGCCCAAGATTGGTCAAAAGAAGAAAATTTAACTTTTATTTGTGGTCACTATGAAGGTTTTGATCAGAGAATCTATGATTTGGCTGATGAAACAGTATCAATTGGCGATTACGTCCTTACTGGTGGAGAATTACCAACAATGAGTATGATTGATGCTACTGTTCGTCTCTTACCGGGGATTCTGGGAAATTCTGCTTCTCCAGTAGAAGAAAGTTTTTCACACGGTCTTTTAGAATATCCGCAATATACGCGTCCTGCTGATTTTGAAGGTCAGAAAGTCCCTGAAGTATTAACATCGGGCAATCACCAAAAAATTGCTGAATGGCGTCATAAGGAAGCCTTACGAGCAACATATCTCTACCGTCCCGATATGTTAGCTGACCGTGAGTTAACATATGAAGAAAAGAGAATGCTTGAAGAAATTAAAAGTGAAAAAGAGAATTAG
- the ylxM gene encoding YlxM family DNA-binding protein, with protein sequence MDELEKNERLGDLFAYYGLLLTKGQQEYFEDYYYNDLSLGEIADNHHVSRQAVYDNLKRSSRALEKYEDKLHMKRDYTQIEEKITEAVYALEHGKINRAQIELLKLLRQMGVE encoded by the coding sequence ATGGATGAACTTGAAAAAAATGAAAGATTAGGCGATTTATTTGCCTACTACGGTCTATTATTAACAAAAGGACAACAAGAGTATTTTGAGGATTATTATTACAATGATCTTTCTTTAGGAGAAATTGCAGATAATCACCATGTCTCTCGACAAGCTGTTTATGATAATTTGAAACGAAGCAGCCGTGCTTTAGAAAAATATGAAGATAAACTTCATATGAAACGTGATTATACGCAAATAGAAGAAAAAATTACTGAGGCAGTATATGCCCTTGAACATGGCAAAATTAATCGAGCTCAGATTGAACTTTTGAAATTATTAAGACAAATGGGAGTAGAATAG
- the rpsP gene encoding 30S ribosomal protein S16, whose product MSVKIRMRRMGSKRKPFYRIVVADSRMPRDGRFIEEVGYYNPLTNPDEVKLEEDKIFEWLEKGAQPSDTVRSLLSKAGLMTRYHDAKYGK is encoded by the coding sequence ATGTCTGTTAAGATTCGTATGCGCCGTATGGGCTCAAAGAGAAAACCTTTTTACCGTATCGTAGTTGCTGATTCACGTATGCCACGTGACGGCCGTTTCATCGAAGAAGTTGGTTACTACAACCCACTTACTAACCCTGATGAAGTTAAGCTTGAAGAAGATAAGATTTTTGAATGGCTTGAAAAAGGTGCTCAACCATCAGATACTGTAAGAAGTTTACTTTCAAAAGCTGGTTTGATGACTAGATACCACGACGCAAAGTACGGTAAGTAA
- the rimM gene encoding ribosome maturation factor RimM (Essential for efficient processing of 16S rRNA), with amino-acid sequence MTEYFEVGKILSPHGLKGEVKVNATTDFPEERLATGSRLFIKNNKQYEELIVENTRRHKQFYLVKFEKIDDIDQAEKICSKELYVAETDQQELPEGSYYFKDILNCPVYDAETGEKLGVLENIETPGANDIWEIKPEKGKSFWIPNIESVVKKVDLANKRIEVTLLEGLRDEN; translated from the coding sequence ATGACTGAATATTTTGAAGTTGGAAAGATATTGTCTCCTCATGGATTAAAGGGAGAAGTTAAGGTAAATGCAACAACTGATTTTCCAGAGGAAAGATTAGCTACAGGAAGTAGATTGTTTATTAAGAATAATAAACAGTATGAAGAATTAATTGTAGAAAATACTCGACGCCATAAACAATTTTATTTAGTTAAATTTGAAAAGATTGATGATATTGATCAAGCTGAAAAAATTTGCAGTAAAGAATTATATGTAGCAGAAACAGATCAACAAGAATTACCTGAAGGTAGCTATTACTTTAAGGACATCTTAAATTGCCCGGTCTATGATGCTGAGACTGGAGAAAAGCTAGGAGTATTAGAAAACATTGAAACTCCTGGTGCTAATGATATTTGGGAGATAAAGCCAGAAAAAGGAAAGAGTTTTTGGATTCCAAATATTGAATCAGTAGTTAAAAAAGTTGATCTAGCCAATAAGAGAATAGAAGTAACTTTGCTTGAAGGATTACGAGATGAAAATTAA
- a CDS encoding uracil-DNA glycosylase → MKYPDKLLAEVKERSKGMKLEGINFGAGPVHPKLMIVGEAPGREEIESLIPFHGASGKELMKSLASIGLKRDDVYITSAVRSRPYSIKHTFSKKENKEVIKYPNRKPTKKEILAHAPFLDYEIKCVKPKIIVTVGTTALTRLLDDKYEISNVHGKIIENTPILELNDKKDGYIWSKEKYIVVPQYHPAAVFYNRKLAEVIAQDWLNVKPLIK, encoded by the coding sequence ATGAAATATCCAGATAAACTCTTAGCTGAAGTTAAGGAAAGATCAAAGGGGATGAAATTAGAAGGAATTAATTTTGGTGCTGGTCCAGTTCATCCCAAGCTTATGATTGTAGGAGAAGCGCCAGGAAGAGAAGAGATAGAGTCGCTAATCCCGTTTCACGGTGCGTCTGGAAAAGAATTAATGAAATCTTTAGCCTCAATCGGGCTTAAACGAGACGATGTATATATAACTAGTGCTGTCAGAAGCCGTCCTTATAGTATTAAGCACACATTTAGTAAAAAAGAAAATAAAGAAGTAATCAAATATCCTAATCGAAAACCGACTAAAAAGGAAATTTTGGCACATGCACCATTTTTAGATTATGAAATTAAGTGTGTTAAACCTAAAATCATTGTAACAGTGGGTACTACGGCTCTAACAAGATTGCTAGATGATAAATATGAAATTAGTAATGTGCATGGAAAAATTATTGAAAATACTCCAATTTTAGAATTAAATGATAAAAAAGATGGTTATATTTGGTCTAAAGAAAAGTATATCGTTGTACCGCAATACCATCCCGCAGCTGTTTTTTATAATAGAAAATTAGCCGAAGTAATTGCGCAAGACTGGTTAAATGTAAAACCGCTAATTAAATAG
- the rplS gene encoding 50S ribosomal protein L19, whose product MDPLIQELTKEQLRDDMPDFRAGDTVRVHVRVVEGTHERIQMFEGVVIKRKGAGISATYTVRKMSSGIGVERTFPVNDPRVAKVEVLRHGRVRRAKLYYLRERHGKAARIAEKRRG is encoded by the coding sequence ATGGATCCATTAATTCAAGAATTAACTAAAGAACAATTACGCGATGATATGCCTGACTTCCGTGCAGGTGACACTGTTCGTGTTCACGTACGTGTTGTAGAAGGTACTCACGAACGTATTCAGATGTTCGAAGGTGTTGTAATTAAGCGTAAGGGTGCTGGTATCAGCGCAACTTACACTGTACGTAAGATGTCATCAGGTATTGGTGTTGAACGTACTTTCCCAGTAAATGACCCACGTGTTGCTAAGGTTGAAGTTCTTCGTCACGGTCGTGTACGTCGTGCTAAGCTTTACTACTTACGTGAACGTCACGGTAAAGCAGCTAGAATTGCTGAAAAGCGTCGCGGTTAA